In Hermetia illucens chromosome 5, iHerIll2.2.curated.20191125, whole genome shotgun sequence, a single window of DNA contains:
- the LOC119657068 gene encoding uncharacterized protein LOC119657068, with amino-acid sequence MVDILNKDGSLLNIFEAENSVSEGRADIPTLVRSSICRDNIMFTVPIIPSQYSFLVPFSKSVPPSAYITLPFNLDIWVLVLIIIIFISSAEYLHNRILENSSDFVRVVYNTMLGIASQSIPQEPFTSWRYRYIRIQLITIGFILTNLYLAYLSSFLTTQVYEPQLKSYKDISDRGQKLLAVNFHYEYFEQRNLTPDYRDEIVILINKDTYLNIIFTMNGTYGIGLPEEEKALIKFYQRNLERPVFFDPTLEFPVPIPGTLIRKNSTFLIHLNNFILNLWASGLLNYWRKTQSLETIRWKFRTTIEAGGGAKKLGLEHIELILKFLFFGLMFATLSFLMELLLVYILKRKQR; translated from the coding sequence ATGGTTGACATTTTGAATAAAGATGGTAGTCTACTAAATATATTTGAAGCTGAGAATTCAGTATCTGAAGGAAGGGCTGACATACCGACCTTGGTACGGAGTAGTATTTGTCGCGACAACATTATGTTCACTGTACCAATTATTCCTTCACAATACTCATTTCTCGTCCCTTTCAGTAAAAGTGTTCCACCCTCTGCTTATATTACATTACCGTTCAATCTGGATATTTGGGTACtggttttaattattattatattcatatCATCCGCCGAGTATCTGCATAATCGGATCCTTGAAAATTCAAGCGATTTTGTGAGGGTGGTATACAATACGATGTTGGGAATAGCTTCTCAATCGATTCCACAGGAGCCGTTTACTTCCTGGCGATATAGATACATCCGGATACAACTCATTACAATCGGATTTATTTTGACGAACTTATACTTGGCATATTTGTCCAGTTTTCTGACCACTCAAGTGTATGAACCTCAACTCAAATCTTACAAGGACATAAGTGATCGAGGTCAGAAACTATTAGCAGTGAATTTTCACTACGAGTATTTTGAACAACGAAACCTCACTCCCGACTATCGCGACGAGATTGTCATACTCATAAACAAGGACACTTACCTTAATATTATTTTCACCATGAACGGAACTTATGGCATTGGTCTACCCGAGGAGGAAAAAGCTCTTATCAAATTTTATCAACGTAATTTGGAGCGACCAGTTTTCTTTGATCCTACATTGGAGTTTCCAGTACCCATTCCAGGAACTTTAATACGAAAAAATTCCACATTTCTGATACatctaaataattttattttgaatttatgggCCTCAGGCCTTCTGAACTATTGGAGGAAAACGCAAAGTTTGGAAACGATTCGTTGGAAATTCAGGACCACAATTGAAGCGGGAGGTGGGGCGAAAAAACTGGGTTTGGAACATAtcgaattgattttgaaatttctattttttgGGCTAATGTTTGCTACTCTTTCCTTTCTAATGGAATTGCTGTTGGTATATATTCTAAAGAGGAAACAACGTTAA